The Lycium barbarum isolate Lr01 chromosome 10, ASM1917538v2, whole genome shotgun sequence genome includes a region encoding these proteins:
- the LOC132613363 gene encoding beta-amyrin 16-alpha-hydroxylase CYP87D16-like — translation MDTIFTSFLEEIRKKNLLGVGYFVVTLLTIYLTRWIYRWRNPKCNGVLPPGSMGFPLIGETLQLILPSHSLDLPPFLKNRIKRYGQMFKTNVAGRPVIISADPEFNNFILKQDGKLVETWSLDTFAEVFEQNTHSSRKYTRHFTLNHFGVEALKDKLLPQMENFIKLTLEKWSGQDSLEVKSAAIKMTVDFAAKQIFSGDLENAPFNISDMFRDLVEGLMSFPVNLPGTAHHKCLQIHKKVRETMRDVLKKRLSSSAVKREGEEDLVDHLLRDMDSQKFLTEDYIVQMMFGLLFVTSDSISTTLALSFKLLAEHPVVLEELIVEHETILKNKENLDAPLTWNDYKSMTFTLQVINEVLRLGNIAPGLFRRALKDIPVNGYTIPKGWVIMIATAAHHLNSAQFEDPLSFNPWRWKEIQPSCVVKNFMPFGSGMKQCAGAEYSRVFLATFLHVLVTKYRWTMVKGGKITRAPIIRFPDGFHFNISHKNQ, via the exons ATGGACACTATATTCACCTCCTTCCTAgaagaaataagaaagaaaaatttaTTGGGAGTTGGGTATTTTGTGGTAACACTTTTAACTATTTATCTTACTCGATGGATTTATAGATGGAGAAATCCAAAATGCAATGGTGTTCTTCCTCCAGGTTCCATGGGATTCCCTCTCATTGGGGAAACTCTTCAATTGATCCTTCCAAGTCACTCATTAGACCTTCCTCCATTCTTGAAAAATAGAATTAAAAG ATATGGACAGATGTTTAAGACAAATGTAGCAGGGAGGCCAGTGATTATAAGTGCAGATCCTGAATTCAACAATTTCATTCTTAAACAAGATGGAAAATTGGTGGAGACATGGTCATTGGACACTTTTGCTGAAGTATTTGAACAAAATACTCATTCTTCAAGAAAATATACAAGGCATTTTACTCTTAATCATTTTGGTGTGGAGGCACTTAAGGATAAGTTACTTCCTCAAATGGAAAATTTTATTAAGTTGACTCTTGAAAAGTGGTCAGGCCAGGATTCTCTTGAAGTAAAAAGTGCAGCAATTAAA ATGACAGTTGATTTTGCTGCAAAGCAAATTTTCAGTGGTGATCTTGAGAATGCACCCTTCAATATCAGTGACATGTTCAGGGACTTAGTAGAAGGCTTAATGTCTTTCCCTGTTAATCTTCCTGGAACTGCTCATCATAAATGTTTGCAG ATTCATAAGAAAGTGCGCGAAACAATGAGAGACGTTCTGAAAAAGAGGCTCAGTTCATCTGCAGTAAAACGCGAAGGAGAGGAAGACTTAGTCGATCATCTGCTGAGAGACATGGATTCTCAAAAATTTCTAACAGAGGATTATATAGTTCAAATGATGTTTGGTTTGTTATTTGTCACATCTGACTCTATTTCAACTACATTGGCTTTGTCTTTCAAGTTGCTTGCTGAACATCCTGTTGTCTTGGAGGAATTGATA GTTGAACATGAGACAATTTTGAAGAATAAAGAGAATTTGGATGCCCCTCTCACTTGGAATGACTATAAATCCATGACATTTACACTTCAG gttatcaatgaagtcctgaggttGGGAAATATTGCACCTGGACTATTCCGTCGAGCATTAAAGGATATTCCAGTTAATG gATATACAATTCCAAAAGGATGGGTAATTATGATTGCCACAGCTGCTCATCATTTGAACTCAGCTCAATTTGAGGATCCCCTTTCATTTAATCCATGGAGGTGGAAG gaaattCAACCAAGTTGTGTAGTTAAGAATTTCATGCCATTTGGATCTGGGATGAAGCAATGTGCTGGGGCAGAATATAGCAGGGTCTTCTTAGCAACCTTCCTACATGTCTTAGTCACTAAATATAG ATGGACAATGGTGAAGGGAGGCAAAATTACTAGAGCACCAATTATAAGGTTTCCAGATGGATTTCACTTCAACATTTCTCACAAGAATCAATAA
- the LOC132615550 gene encoding bifunctional phosphatase IMPL2, chloroplastic-like: MLTDSSNSLMPSKEESFPLSDTELDCLVDVANKAVDAAGAIILKHYLARGNVFKVRDANVPSWTSIAAEAEKAMISHILKDLPDHIVYGKQSGWTNCSGTTIPEFVWVLDLINGVEERLLPTFGMSVAIVHNGKPVIGCISNPITGIKTIGRRGKTTRNGDLVKTRASEHLEQAYVDIKDPGYNKDAKYTYNRLAYKVGETFFNGNCIAYSELAAGMLQVVVDCAVEPYGLLGLVPVVEGAGGIITDWQGNQLSWQPSATSSVPRDSFKVVAASDLTTHQQIISELS, encoded by the coding sequence ATGTTGACAGATTCAAGCAACTCGTTAATGCCCAGCAAGGAAGAATCTTTTCCCCTTAGTGACACTGAACTCGATTGTCTTGTTGATGTTGCCAACAAGGCGGTTGATGCCGCAGGAGCAATCATTTTAAAGCACTATTTAGCTCGTGGCAATGTGTTCAAGGTTCGCGATGCTAATGTTCCATCATGGACGAGCATTGCCGCTGAAGCAGAGAAAGCTATGATTTCACATATCCTAAAAGATTTACCTGATCACATTGTATACGGGAAACAATCTGGATGGACCAATTGCAGTGGGACAACAATTCCTGAGTTTGTTTGGGTTTTGGACCTTATTAATGGTGTAGAAGAGCGGCTCTTGCCCACATTTGGCATGTCTGTAGCTATAGTTCACAATGGTAAACCGGTAATTGGTTGCATCAGTAATCCCATTACGGGGATCAAAACCATTGGGAGGAGGGGGAAGACTACTAGAAACGGAGACCTTGTGAAGACACGAGCAAGTGAGCACCTAGAGCAAGCATATGTTGACATCAAGGACCCCGGTTACAACAAAGATGCCAAATACACATACAACAGGTTGGCGTACAAGGTGGGAGAAACTTTCTTCAACGGAAACTGCATTGCTTACTCTGAGTTAGCTGCTGGTATGTTGCAAGTGGTCGTTGATTGTGCTGTCGAGCCCTATGGTCTTCTTGGATTAGTTCCTGTAGTGGAAGGTGCTGGAGGAATCATAACTGATTGGCAAGGGAATCAACTTTCTTGGCAGCCTTCTGCAACATCTTCGGTTCCGCGAGATTCTTTCAAGGTTGTTGCTGCTTCTGACTTAACAACTCACCAACAGATTATTTCTGAACTATCATAG